The nucleotide sequence ATGTAAAAGAAGATAAGCAGGAAAGATCCCCACTTATCTTCCTTCTAAATCAAACTTTAACTCAATTCTAGCTTTTATTCAATAATAGCACTTACCACACCAGCACCAACCGTGTGTCCACCCTCACGAATAGCAAACCTTAAACCTTCTTCAATAGCTATGGGTGTAATTAATTCAATAGTCATCTTAATATTGTCACCAGGCATACACATTTCCACACCTTCAGGTAAAGCAATAGTTCCTGTTACATCAGTTGTCCGGAAATAGAACTGGGGACGATAACCATTAA is from Clostridia bacterium and encodes:
- the tuf gene encoding elongation factor Tu (EF-Tu; promotes GTP-dependent binding of aminoacyl-tRNA to the A-site of ribosomes during protein biosynthesis; when the tRNA anticodon matches the mRNA codon, GTP hydrolysis results; the inactive EF-Tu-GDP leaves the ribosome and release of GDP is promoted by elongation factor Ts; many prokaryotes have two copies of the gene encoding EF-Tu) encodes the protein NGYRPQFYFRTTDVTGTIALPEGVEMCMPGDNIKMTIELITPIAIEEGLRFAIREGGHTVGAGVVSAIIE